A DNA window from Sulfitobacter noctilucicola contains the following coding sequences:
- a CDS encoding DUF1772 domain-containing protein — translation MIRFIKPLALLSLLLAAALFGFFYAWVCSTMWGLDAADPRVAIEAMQAMNASVRNAVFAPAFFGTSIALLVTTMVLFKDDQHPSAYWFTAATLLVALLGVALTMAVNVPMNEALALVAVPEDIDAAQAIWDDYSPKWQLWNQVRTVATGVAVLCIGIGMLNLRPLG, via the coding sequence ATGATTCGCTTTATTAAGCCCCTGGCGCTGCTCAGCCTTCTGCTGGCCGCCGCCCTATTCGGATTTTTCTATGCTTGGGTCTGCTCCACCATGTGGGGCCTTGATGCTGCCGACCCCCGAGTTGCGATTGAGGCAATGCAGGCCATGAACGCTTCGGTGCGAAATGCGGTATTTGCGCCTGCGTTCTTTGGCACTTCCATCGCGCTATTGGTTACAACAATGGTTCTGTTCAAAGACGATCAACACCCAAGCGCATACTGGTTCACAGCCGCGACGCTGCTTGTTGCCTTACTGGGTGTCGCCCTGACGATGGCGGTCAATGTACCCATGAACGAAGCGCTCGCGCTGGTCGCAGTGCCCGAAGACATAGATGCCGCGCAGGCCATCTGGGATGACTATTCACCAAAATGGCAATTATGGAATCAAGTCCGCACCGTTGCGACCGGCGTCGCTGTACTGTGTATCGGGATAGGCATGTTGAACCTTAGA
- a CDS encoding TetR/AcrR family transcriptional regulator, giving the protein MRNEKREARMREIEAEAYALFAAAGYDGTSMLAVAKRAKASNETLYRWYGDKTGLFESMVRANAEKVQQALRHAAEGEGAPLDVLERVAPVLLEMLLSDRAIALNKAAASDVSGTLGKALAKGGRETVLPLIEELMRSAIESGSLAKPSHGTAGALFMSLLVGDRQIRRVIGALSEPSRDEIETQARVAIAQFRLLCASATPAL; this is encoded by the coding sequence ATGCGGAATGAAAAACGCGAAGCGCGGATGCGGGAGATAGAGGCCGAGGCCTATGCTCTGTTCGCGGCTGCGGGTTATGATGGCACCTCGATGCTGGCTGTGGCCAAGCGGGCAAAGGCGTCGAACGAAACTTTATATCGTTGGTATGGCGACAAAACCGGTCTGTTCGAAAGCATGGTGCGCGCCAATGCGGAGAAAGTGCAGCAAGCGCTGAGGCATGCAGCGGAGGGTGAGGGTGCTCCTCTGGATGTTCTGGAGCGAGTCGCACCGGTTCTGCTCGAAATGTTGTTGAGCGATCGTGCGATTGCGTTAAACAAGGCAGCGGCTTCTGATGTCTCCGGCACTTTGGGCAAAGCGTTGGCGAAAGGTGGGCGGGAAACCGTTTTGCCTTTGATCGAGGAGCTGATGCGCTCGGCGATTGAGAGCGGGTCGCTGGCAAAGCCGTCACATGGCACTGCCGGGGCGTTGTTCATGAGCCTGCTAGTCGGTGACCGGCAGATCAGGCGGGTCATTGGTGCGCTGTCTGAACCTTCGCGTGATGAAATCGAAACGCAAGCGAGAGTGGCGATTGCCCAATTCCGGCTTTTGTGCGCTAGCGCAACGCCCGCCCTTTAA
- a CDS encoding DNA polymerase IV translates to MAALCRDCLSEIPQHRRCPACGSPRVLAHPELFDLSIAHMDCDAFYASVEKRDNPALNGKPVIIGGGRRGVVSTACYVARIRGVRSAMPMFQALKLCPEAVIIKPRMDAYVEASRAIRAMMEELTPAIEPLSLDEAFLDMTGTARLHGAPPAVMLARLVRRMKNELGLTGSIGLSHNKFLAKVASDLDKPHGFSVIGKAGTQDFLRDKPVKLIWGVGAVTQGALEKAGIRTFSDLLRWEKEDLIVRFGGMGERLWHLARGQDRRRISAHEPVKSISKETTFSDDTSDVDILDGHIWRLSEQVADRAKAKELAGRIVTLKIKRSDFRTLTRRVSLSDPTQLADRIYRTARALFDQLDDTGPFRLIGCGISDLSAAAEADLAGDLLDPHAGQRSKAERATDAIRTRYGAKAIVKGRALR, encoded by the coding sequence ATGGCCGCCCTCTGCCGTGACTGTCTAAGCGAAATCCCGCAGCACCGTCGCTGTCCCGCTTGTGGCAGTCCGCGTGTATTGGCGCATCCGGAGCTTTTTGATCTTTCAATCGCACATATGGATTGTGACGCTTTCTATGCCTCCGTCGAAAAACGCGACAATCCTGCGTTAAACGGCAAGCCGGTCATTATTGGTGGTGGACGGCGGGGCGTGGTGTCGACCGCCTGCTATGTCGCTCGCATTCGCGGCGTGCGGTCCGCTATGCCGATGTTCCAAGCACTCAAGCTCTGTCCCGAAGCCGTCATCATCAAACCACGTATGGACGCCTATGTCGAAGCGTCCCGCGCCATACGCGCCATGATGGAGGAACTCACACCCGCGATTGAGCCGCTGTCGCTGGATGAGGCATTCCTGGACATGACAGGCACCGCCCGCCTGCATGGTGCGCCGCCCGCGGTGATGTTGGCGCGCCTGGTGCGGCGCATGAAGAACGAACTCGGGCTGACCGGTTCAATCGGGCTGAGCCACAACAAATTTCTGGCAAAGGTAGCCTCCGATCTGGACAAACCGCACGGGTTTTCGGTGATCGGAAAGGCGGGCACGCAGGATTTCTTGCGAGACAAACCGGTCAAGCTGATCTGGGGCGTCGGGGCCGTTACCCAAGGCGCGCTGGAAAAAGCAGGTATTCGCACGTTCTCTGATCTGCTGCGCTGGGAGAAAGAGGACTTGATCGTCCGGTTTGGCGGAATGGGAGAGCGGTTGTGGCATCTGGCGCGCGGGCAGGACCGCCGACGCATCTCCGCCCATGAGCCGGTAAAGTCGATATCCAAGGAGACAACGTTCAGCGATGATACTTCCGATGTAGACATTCTGGACGGGCACATATGGCGGCTGTCCGAGCAGGTGGCCGACCGTGCCAAAGCAAAAGAGCTTGCTGGCCGGATTGTCACCCTCAAGATCAAGCGCAGCGATTTTAGAACACTGACCCGCCGCGTGTCACTCAGTGATCCGACACAGCTGGCCGACCGCATATACCGTACCGCCCGCGCACTCTTTGACCAGCTCGACGACACCGGTCCATTCAGATTGATCGGGTGCGGCATTTCAGATCTAAGCGCTGCCGCAGAAGCGGATCTTGCGGGTGATCTACTGGATCCGCATGCGGGCCAACGCAGCAAGGCGGAACGCGCCACGGATGCCATCCGCACACGCTATGGCGCGAAAGCTATCGTTAAAGGGCGGGCGTTGCGCTAG
- the pyrF gene encoding orotidine-5'-phosphate decarboxylase, producing the protein MSDDRLIVALDVPNAVAGLDLAGKLGDAVSFYKIGLGMLTGGGLALANELKQEHGKRIFLDMKLFDIGATVEAAVRGLAQFDLDFLTVHGDPHVVNAAKQGAAGSNMKILGVTILTSLDRADLDASLIQPGDIKDLVLTRAARAFEAGADGVIASPQEAAAIRGLPEAVGKLIVTPGVRPAGAALGDQKRVATPEQAVRDGVDHIVVGRPIWQADDPKAAAQSILAEMKC; encoded by the coding sequence ATGTCAGATGACCGCCTGATCGTTGCCCTTGATGTCCCAAATGCTGTTGCAGGTCTCGACCTCGCGGGCAAACTGGGTGATGCGGTTTCTTTCTATAAAATCGGATTGGGTATGTTGACCGGCGGTGGGCTCGCCCTCGCCAACGAGCTTAAGCAAGAGCACGGCAAGCGCATTTTCCTCGACATGAAGCTTTTTGACATCGGCGCGACTGTCGAAGCGGCCGTGCGTGGGCTTGCGCAATTTGATCTGGATTTTCTGACAGTTCACGGCGACCCGCACGTGGTGAATGCAGCGAAGCAGGGGGCCGCGGGCAGCAACATGAAAATTCTTGGCGTGACCATCCTTACGTCGCTAGATCGTGCTGACCTAGATGCCTCCCTGATCCAACCCGGTGACATCAAGGATCTGGTGCTGACCCGCGCTGCCCGCGCGTTTGAGGCCGGTGCCGATGGTGTCATCGCATCTCCACAAGAAGCAGCCGCTATTCGCGGATTGCCAGAAGCTGTCGGTAAATTGATTGTGACGCCGGGCGTCCGGCCTGCGGGCGCCGCTCTTGGCGATCAGAAACGCGTGGCGACGCCGGAACAGGCCGTACGCGACGGCGTTGATCACATCGTTGTTGGCCGTCCGATCTGGCAGGCGGATGACCCAAAAGCCGCCGCGCAGTCCATCCTAGCAGAAATGAAATGCTGA
- a CDS encoding orotidine 5-phosphate decarboxylase, with amino-acid sequence MSKTIIEDFDMYTCPIQIKDVRYNAASQSFEAAVTIHDNATVRTYACDFSAPMTLSFEDAAKGLSKQAVRRHQHRGGLFSRLDQKGMRTSKPHRKFDPVRWLEEAFQFADKKAA; translated from the coding sequence GTGTCAAAGACCATTATTGAGGATTTCGACATGTATACTTGCCCCATTCAAATTAAAGACGTGCGGTACAATGCTGCGAGCCAGAGCTTTGAGGCCGCAGTCACCATTCATGACAACGCGACGGTTCGTACCTATGCCTGCGATTTTTCGGCACCAATGACGCTTAGCTTTGAGGATGCGGCGAAAGGGCTGAGCAAGCAGGCAGTCCGTCGCCACCAGCACCGTGGCGGATTGTTTTCCAGACTTGACCAGAAGGGCATGCGGACATCAAAACCCCACCGCAAGTTTGACCCTGTCCGCTGGCTTGAAGAAGCATTTCAATTTGCAGACAAAAAAGCGGCTTAA
- the clpB gene encoding ATP-dependent chaperone ClpB, translating to MDLSKFTERSRGFIQAAQTIATRDSHQRLTPEHILQALLDDDQGLASNLINASGGDAKRVRDALTLSMSKMPKVTGDAAQVYLDNATTKVLAEAEAVAKKAGDSFVPVERILMALCMIKSGAKEALEAGKVTAQGLNAAINDVRKGRTADTASAEDGYEALKKYSTDLTARAEEGRIDPIIGRDEEIRRAMQVLSRRTKNNPVLIGEPGVGKTAIAEGLALRIVNGDVPESLRNKKLLSLDMGALIAGAKYRGEFEERLKAVLTEVTEAAGEIILFIDEMHTLVGAGKADGAMDASNLLKPALARGELHCIGATTLDEYRKHVEKDAALARRFQPVIVQEPTVEDTVSILRGIKEKYELHHGVRISDSALVAAATLSHRYITDRFLPDKAIDLMDEAASRLRMEVDSKPEELDALDRSILQLQIEEEALKAEDDQASKDRLETLQKDLANLQERSAEMTAAWQAERDKLAGARDIKEKLDRARADLDIAKREGNLAKAGELSYGVIPQLEKDLEAAESNEDSVMVEEAVRPDQIASVVERWTGIPAGKMLEGERDKLLRMEDQLHARVIGQDSAVKAVANAVRRARAGLNDENRPLGSFLFLGPTGVGKTELTKAVAEFLFDDDNAMVRIDMSEFMEKHAVARLIGAPPGYVGYDEGGVLTEAVRRRPYQVVLFDEVEKAHPDVFNVLLQVLDDGVLTDGQGRTVDFKQTLIILTSNLGAQALSQLPDGGDMAQAKRDVMDAVRAHFRPEFLNRLDETIIFDRLAREDMAGIVDIQLARLLKRLAGRKIDLSLDDAAKKWLADDGYDPVFGARPLKRVIQRSLQDPLAEMLLSGDVRDGDLIKVTAGADGLIIGDRIAASNRPKPDDATVH from the coding sequence ATGGACTTGAGCAAGTTCACGGAAAGATCGCGCGGTTTCATACAGGCCGCGCAGACCATCGCAACACGCGACAGTCACCAACGCCTGACGCCAGAGCATATCTTGCAGGCCCTGCTGGATGATGATCAGGGTCTTGCATCCAATCTTATCAATGCATCGGGTGGCGACGCCAAGCGCGTTCGCGACGCATTGACACTTTCCATGTCGAAGATGCCGAAGGTGACCGGCGATGCGGCACAGGTGTATTTGGACAATGCCACGACCAAGGTATTGGCCGAGGCGGAAGCCGTAGCTAAGAAAGCAGGCGACAGTTTTGTACCCGTCGAGCGTATCCTGATGGCGCTGTGCATGATTAAGTCCGGTGCAAAAGAGGCGCTTGAGGCGGGTAAGGTAACGGCTCAAGGTCTGAACGCTGCCATTAATGATGTACGCAAGGGCCGAACCGCCGACACAGCGAGTGCCGAAGACGGCTATGAAGCGCTGAAGAAATACAGCACCGATCTTACCGCGCGGGCCGAGGAAGGCCGTATCGACCCGATTATCGGACGGGACGAGGAAATTCGTCGTGCGATGCAGGTGTTGAGTCGCCGTACCAAGAACAATCCGGTTCTGATCGGTGAACCCGGCGTGGGTAAAACCGCGATCGCCGAAGGCCTCGCCTTGCGGATCGTGAATGGTGACGTGCCGGAATCCTTGCGCAACAAAAAGTTGCTGTCGCTGGACATGGGCGCGTTGATCGCCGGTGCAAAATATCGCGGCGAATTCGAGGAGCGTCTGAAGGCGGTTCTGACCGAGGTAACCGAAGCGGCGGGCGAGATCATTCTGTTCATCGATGAGATGCACACGCTGGTCGGTGCCGGTAAAGCGGATGGTGCGATGGATGCGTCCAACCTGCTGAAACCTGCGCTGGCGCGCGGCGAGCTGCACTGCATTGGCGCAACCACGCTGGATGAGTATCGCAAGCACGTTGAAAAGGACGCGGCTTTGGCGCGGCGGTTCCAGCCTGTGATTGTGCAGGAACCTACGGTCGAAGACACCGTGTCTATCTTGCGCGGCATTAAGGAAAAGTACGAGCTTCACCACGGTGTGCGCATCTCGGATAGTGCCCTGGTCGCAGCTGCCACGTTGAGCCATCGCTATATTACCGACCGCTTTCTGCCGGACAAGGCCATCGACCTGATGGACGAGGCGGCGAGCCGTTTGCGCATGGAAGTGGACAGCAAGCCGGAAGAACTGGATGCGTTGGACCGTTCAATCCTGCAATTGCAGATCGAGGAAGAGGCCCTGAAGGCAGAGGATGATCAAGCGTCGAAAGACCGCCTTGAGACTTTGCAGAAGGACCTTGCCAATTTGCAGGAGCGTTCAGCCGAGATGACTGCCGCATGGCAGGCCGAGCGTGACAAGCTGGCCGGTGCACGTGACATCAAGGAAAAGCTGGACCGCGCGCGGGCTGATCTGGATATCGCCAAACGTGAAGGTAACCTCGCAAAAGCGGGTGAGCTTTCTTACGGCGTGATCCCCCAGTTGGAGAAAGATCTTGAGGCTGCGGAATCCAATGAGGATAGTGTGATGGTCGAAGAGGCCGTGCGCCCTGACCAGATCGCGAGCGTCGTTGAACGCTGGACCGGTATCCCGGCAGGCAAGATGCTGGAAGGTGAGCGCGACAAGCTTCTGCGCATGGAAGACCAGTTGCACGCCAGAGTTATCGGACAGGATTCTGCTGTTAAGGCGGTTGCCAATGCGGTGCGCCGTGCGCGTGCGGGTCTGAATGACGAGAACCGTCCGCTTGGGTCGTTCCTGTTCCTTGGGCCAACCGGCGTGGGTAAAACCGAGCTGACCAAGGCCGTGGCCGAGTTCCTGTTTGACGATGACAATGCGATGGTGCGTATCGACATGTCTGAGTTCATGGAGAAACACGCGGTTGCGCGTCTGATCGGTGCCCCTCCCGGCTATGTCGGTTATGATGAGGGTGGTGTGCTGACCGAAGCTGTACGGCGTCGTCCGTATCAGGTTGTGCTGTTCGACGAGGTCGAAAAAGCGCATCCGGATGTGTTCAACGTGCTGTTGCAGGTGCTGGACGATGGTGTGCTGACCGATGGTCAGGGCCGCACGGTCGATTTCAAGCAGACGCTGATCATTCTGACGTCGAACCTTGGTGCGCAAGCGCTGAGCCAACTGCCCGATGGCGGTGACATGGCACAGGCAAAGCGCGACGTAATGGATGCGGTGCGGGCGCACTTCCGGCCTGAGTTCCTGAACCGTCTGGACGAGACGATCATCTTTGATCGTCTGGCACGCGAAGACATGGCAGGCATCGTGGACATTCAGCTTGCGCGTTTGCTCAAGCGATTGGCGGGGCGCAAGATCGATCTGTCGCTGGATGATGCAGCCAAGAAGTGGCTGGCGGATGACGGCTATGACCCGGTGTTTGGTGCGCGTCCGCTCAAGCGGGTGATCCAGCGGTCGTTGCAGGACCCATTAGCAGAAATGCTTTTGTCGGGCGATGTGCGTGACGGCGATCTTATCAAGGTCACAGCAGGTGCCGATGGCCTGATCATCGGCGACCGTATCGCGGCCAGCAACCGGCCCAAGCCGGATGATGCGACCGTGCATTAA
- a CDS encoding zinc-binding dehydrogenase encodes MKAAIHDTFGEPADVLKSADVAKPAPAAGEVLVKMTLSPIHNHDLWTVRGNYGYTPELPGAIGGTEALGTIEAVGEGVDEAMIGKRITIAGIHGSWAEYFTAPATGVLPLPDVISDTVGAQLIAMPFSAISLLETLKAKKGDWIVQSAANGAVGKIMTVLAKSRGINLVNLVRRPEAVKELEDMGIDNVLSTSEDGWMDKARALTGKAGAVSAIDSVGGDLSSDLVDLLGLDGELVVFGTATGAPMPLSSGALIMKHITVKGFWGSRVSGDMDPDERKRLITELVTLAATGELTLEDGGTYPLDQVTDAMKAALTPGRAGKVMLKG; translated from the coding sequence ATGAAAGCTGCAATTCACGATACATTCGGGGAACCTGCTGACGTTCTCAAATCCGCCGACGTGGCCAAACCTGCCCCCGCAGCGGGCGAAGTGCTGGTCAAGATGACGCTGTCCCCCATCCACAATCACGACCTTTGGACCGTGCGCGGCAACTATGGCTACACGCCCGAACTGCCCGGCGCGATCGGCGGGACAGAAGCGCTCGGCACGATCGAAGCCGTCGGCGAAGGTGTCGACGAGGCAATGATCGGCAAGCGCATCACCATCGCGGGCATCCACGGAAGCTGGGCTGAATACTTCACCGCGCCTGCCACCGGTGTCCTGCCCCTGCCCGATGTGATCAGCGACACGGTCGGCGCGCAGCTGATCGCGATGCCGTTCAGCGCAATTTCCCTGCTTGAAACACTCAAGGCGAAAAAGGGCGATTGGATCGTACAGTCTGCGGCCAATGGTGCCGTTGGTAAGATCATGACCGTGCTGGCGAAATCGCGCGGTATCAACCTGGTGAACCTCGTGCGCCGCCCCGAAGCGGTGAAAGAACTCGAAGACATGGGAATCGACAACGTGCTGTCCACGTCTGAGGACGGCTGGATGGATAAGGCACGCGCCCTGACTGGCAAGGCCGGTGCGGTATCCGCCATCGACTCCGTTGGCGGGGATCTCAGCAGCGATTTGGTTGATCTGCTAGGACTGGACGGCGAACTGGTTGTGTTCGGCACGGCGACAGGTGCGCCCATGCCACTCTCCTCAGGTGCGCTGATCATGAAGCACATCACCGTCAAAGGCTTCTGGGGCTCGCGCGTCAGTGGCGATATGGACCCGGACGAGCGTAAGCGCCTGATCACCGAACTGGTGACATTGGCCGCAACGGGTGAATTGACGCTGGAAGACGGCGGCACCTACCCACTGGACCAAGTGACAGACGCAATGAAAGCGGCGCTGACACCGGGCCGCGCGGGCAAGGTCATGTTGAAGGGCTAA
- a CDS encoding TetR/AcrR family transcriptional regulator: MSEQTKSDLKRQHILDTGRALVIKHGFGGVGIARLLSECNIPKGSFYYYFPSKDSFGQALLQDYVAEYLTRFDALVAGTGTAGTKLTTFWSAWLANTGTEGIATQCLVVKLGAEVADLSEDMRVILDDGVTRLVSRIADLLREGATDGSVRTFDDADATARMLYAKWLGAAILAKLSRTQIPLEQALVETVQRLAPHNT; the protein is encoded by the coding sequence ATGAGCGAACAAACCAAATCCGATCTGAAGCGTCAGCATATTCTGGACACCGGACGCGCCCTTGTCATCAAGCATGGCTTTGGCGGCGTCGGCATTGCCCGACTGCTGAGTGAGTGCAACATCCCCAAGGGGTCGTTCTACTATTACTTCCCGTCGAAAGACTCGTTCGGGCAAGCGCTGCTGCAAGACTATGTAGCCGAATACCTGACACGTTTTGATGCATTGGTTGCGGGCACAGGCACGGCGGGCACAAAACTCACTACGTTTTGGTCCGCCTGGCTGGCCAATACCGGGACCGAAGGGATTGCTACCCAGTGTTTGGTGGTAAAACTTGGGGCGGAGGTAGCGGATCTATCAGAAGATATGCGCGTGATCTTGGATGATGGCGTGACCAGACTGGTCAGCCGGATCGCTGATCTGCTGCGTGAAGGTGCGACTGATGGTTCGGTCCGCACCTTTGACGATGCCGATGCAACAGCACGGATGCTCTATGCGAAATGGCTCGGTGCGGCCATTCTCGCGAAACTTTCCCGCACACAAATACCCTTGGAACAAGCGTTGGTCGAAACCGTCCAACGTCTGGCTCCTCACAACACCTAA
- the msrP gene encoding protein-methionine-sulfoxide reductase catalytic subunit MsrP — protein MAYRWKNTLTHKDVTPHAAFLNRRQLMAGLAAGVGLAGVATGALAQDTLEPNAYEDITQYNNYYEFGTGKGDPAKNAHSLTTSPWTVKIDGLVDKPGDYAMADIMDAMTIEERIYRFRCVEAWSMVIPWNGFELADLLAMAGVQYEAKYVAFETALRPDEMPGVRFPALDWPYVEGLRLDEALHPLTIMATGIYGKDIPNQNGAPMRLVVPWKYGFKSIKSIVRITLTDKEPPTSWNKANAREYGFYSNVNPEVSHPRWSQASERMVGGGLFAKRQPTLMFNGYEEEVAGLYEGMDLKANF, from the coding sequence ATGGCCTATCGCTGGAAGAACACGTTGACGCATAAAGATGTCACGCCGCATGCTGCATTCTTGAACCGTCGGCAGCTTATGGCGGGATTGGCCGCAGGTGTAGGTCTTGCCGGTGTGGCGACAGGTGCGCTGGCACAAGATACGCTGGAGCCCAACGCCTACGAGGATATTACACAATATAACAACTACTATGAGTTCGGGACGGGTAAGGGCGATCCTGCCAAAAACGCGCACTCCCTGACCACGAGCCCTTGGACAGTCAAGATTGACGGTCTGGTCGACAAGCCCGGTGATTACGCCATGGCCGACATTATGGATGCGATGACGATCGAGGAACGTATCTACCGCTTTCGTTGTGTAGAGGCCTGGTCGATGGTGATCCCTTGGAACGGGTTCGAGCTGGCGGACCTGCTGGCGATGGCCGGCGTACAGTACGAAGCAAAATATGTAGCGTTTGAAACCGCCCTGCGTCCTGACGAGATGCCCGGAGTCCGGTTCCCCGCGCTGGACTGGCCTTATGTCGAAGGTCTGCGTCTGGACGAAGCGCTGCATCCGCTGACGATCATGGCGACGGGTATATATGGTAAGGACATCCCGAACCAGAACGGTGCACCGATGCGGTTGGTTGTGCCGTGGAAATACGGGTTCAAATCCATCAAGTCGATTGTGCGCATTACCCTCACGGACAAAGAGCCGCCGACCAGCTGGAACAAAGCGAATGCCCGGGAATACGGCTTCTATAGTAATGTGAACCCCGAGGTTAGCCATCCGCGCTGGTCGCAGGCCTCTGAGCGGATGGTAGGGGGCGGCCTTTTCGCCAAGCGTCAGCCGACACTGATGTTCAATGGATACGAAGAAGAAGTGGCAGGGCTGTATGAAGGCATGGACCTGAAGGCGAACTTCTGA
- the msrQ gene encoding protein-methionine-sulfoxide reductase heme-binding subunit MsrQ yields the protein MIDRINAAARRVPTWVVYLILLLPAPYTFYLALSGGLGPDPVKPLEHKYGEIALQLLIAGLCVSPLRQYTHINLIKFRRTLGVLAFTYVALHLLVWALLDVQTIGRVIEDIIKRPYITIGMAGFVLLLPLALTSNNWSVRRLGPRWRKLHKLTYIAVVLGGVHFIWLVKGIQLEPLIYMAVILALLALRYKRLLR from the coding sequence ATGATCGACCGGATAAACGCGGCTGCCCGCCGTGTTCCTACATGGGTTGTCTATCTTATCCTGCTTCTGCCCGCGCCCTACACATTCTATCTGGCGCTCTCGGGCGGACTTGGCCCTGATCCGGTTAAACCGCTCGAACATAAGTATGGCGAAATAGCCCTTCAGCTTCTGATCGCCGGTTTGTGCGTCAGTCCTCTCCGGCAGTACACACATATCAACCTTATCAAATTCCGCCGCACTCTTGGCGTTCTGGCGTTCACCTATGTGGCGCTGCACCTTTTGGTTTGGGCGCTATTGGATGTGCAGACAATAGGACGCGTTATCGAGGACATTATAAAGCGTCCTTACATTACTATAGGGATGGCAGGGTTCGTTCTTCTTCTTCCGCTTGCGCTCACTTCTAACAACTGGTCGGTACGCAGGCTGGGACCACGTTGGCGTAAGCTGCACAAACTCACTTATATAGCCGTAGTGCTAGGCGGCGTGCATTTCATCTGGTTGGTGAAGGGCATTCAGCTTGAACCCCTCATCTATATGGCTGTGATTCTAGCTTTGCTGGCGCTGCGGTATAAAAGACTGCTTCGCTAG